One genomic segment of Candidatus Saccharimonas sp. includes these proteins:
- a CDS encoding S1 RNA-binding domain-containing protein, producing MATAKKITMDELLASAPESVNQLNQGETVEGTILSVRKHEILIDLGAKGVGFVPRREAGHSKNLVEGETVTASVVDTEMDNGMSLLSLRKAAKDRGWEEVIEKMEKGEIIEIIPFDANRGGLLVEYEGIRGFLPVSQLSAEHYPRVGASDKDEILSRLNALIDKPISVRILDADRKTNKLIFSEKEAIKDGLNERFDSLKIGDEVEGVATGVVDFGVFVNIEGIEGLVHISEISWERVNNPKDYVKIGDTIKAKIIAIDKDRLSLSMKQLTEDPWLSEVEQFKKGSSVEGTVTRITPFGAFVKISPAIEALVHVSELGKGNDINPENIFTLNERKEFVVIDIDKENRKISLSLAK from the coding sequence ATGGCAACAGCCAAAAAAATAACAATGGACGAATTGTTGGCGTCTGCTCCAGAGAGCGTAAACCAACTAAATCAAGGCGAAACTGTTGAGGGAACAATTCTTTCAGTTCGCAAACACGAGATTTTAATTGACCTAGGAGCGAAAGGTGTTGGATTTGTCCCTCGCCGAGAAGCTGGTCATTCAAAGAACCTTGTTGAAGGTGAAACAGTAACAGCAAGCGTTGTTGACACTGAAATGGACAACGGAATGTCGTTGCTTTCTCTTCGAAAAGCTGCAAAAGATCGCGGTTGGGAAGAAGTTATCGAAAAGATGGAAAAAGGCGAAATTATCGAAATTATTCCATTTGATGCTAACCGAGGTGGTTTGCTAGTTGAATATGAAGGAATTCGCGGATTCTTGCCTGTTTCTCAACTTTCAGCAGAACACTACCCACGCGTTGGTGCAAGTGATAAAGATGAGATTTTGAGCCGATTGAATGCGCTTATTGATAAGCCAATTAGTGTTCGAATTCTTGATGCGGATCGTAAAACTAATAAACTTATCTTCAGCGAAAAAGAAGCTATCAAAGATGGTTTAAACGAACGATTTGACAGCTTGAAGATTGGAGATGAAGTTGAAGGTGTTGCGACTGGCGTTGTAGATTTTGGCGTTTTTGTAAATATTGAAGGAATTGAAGGTTTGGTCCACATTTCTGAAATTTCTTGGGAACGCGTAAATAATCCAAAAGATTATGTAAAAATCGGTGACACAATTAAGGCAAAAATTATCGCAATTGATAAAGATCGCCTAAGCCTTTCAATGAAACAACTAACTGAAGACCCTTGGCTTTCAGAAGTTGAGCAATTTAAAAAAGGTTCAAGTGTTGAAGGAACTGTAACGCGAATTACGCCATTTGGTGCTTTCGTAAAAATCAGCCCAGCAATTGAAGCTCTTGTTCATGTTTCAGAACTTGGTAAAGGAAACGATATTAACCCAGAAAATATCTTTACTCTAAATGAGCGTAAAGAATTTGTAGTTATTGATATCGATAAAGAGAATCGAAAAATTTCTCTTAGCCTTGCAAAATAA
- the infB gene encoding translation initiation factor IF-2, translating into MSQKKIVNITDSITVDELAGALNLPVTTLIGELFKNGIVATINQRIDFETAVIVVEELGLKDVELKKKAKADVVTSRLQKMHEVSENAKPRPPIVAVMGHVDHGKTTLLDTILGTKTVSGEAGGITQHISAYQTERKGRKITLLDTPGHEAFAALRQHGATLTDVVIIVVAADDGVKPQTVEAIRFAQNANAKIVVAINKMDKDTANKDRVMAELSERGLMPEEWGGDVTMVPISAKNGDGIDDLLDMVILTADLEELRADVDIPAEGLVIESHMEVGKGSVVSLLVEHGELKQGGFLVAGTTYAKVRTLQDYKGGALKSAGPSTPVTVTGFKELPQFGDVFKVVKNEKEARNLAQKAKIEAAQNAATANVTGADLLKMMNQKHDAEDFNIVIKADVQGSLTSVSDSLRLIETGGEVNLNVVSSGIGNITENDIHLAAAGEKTIIYGFNVELPPAIKKIATRDRVEVRIYKVIYELLDDARAEMEKLLAPEVVETEIGSLEVKGVFRTMKEEIIAGGEVKSGRVYAGLLARVIRKKEQIAEVEVSHVQRQQQEAKDVIEGEMCGLSLKTKKKIQLEVGDKLEFFTREVVARKLKD; encoded by the coding sequence ATGAGTCAGAAGAAAATCGTAAATATCACAGATTCAATTACTGTTGATGAGCTAGCTGGAGCTTTAAATCTCCCTGTTACAACTTTGATTGGTGAGCTTTTTAAGAATGGAATTGTTGCAACTATTAATCAACGAATTGATTTCGAAACTGCTGTGATTGTGGTTGAAGAACTTGGCTTAAAAGATGTTGAACTTAAGAAAAAAGCAAAAGCTGATGTTGTGACTTCTCGATTGCAAAAAATGCATGAAGTTTCTGAAAATGCAAAACCTCGGCCACCAATTGTGGCGGTAATGGGGCATGTTGACCATGGAAAAACTACACTTCTTGATACGATTCTCGGTACAAAAACTGTTTCTGGCGAGGCTGGCGGAATTACTCAGCATATTTCAGCATATCAAACTGAAAGAAAAGGCCGAAAAATTACACTTCTTGATACGCCAGGGCATGAGGCTTTTGCGGCACTTCGCCAACACGGAGCCACTTTGACTGACGTTGTGATTATTGTCGTTGCGGCAGATGATGGTGTTAAGCCTCAAACCGTTGAAGCAATTAGATTTGCTCAAAATGCCAACGCAAAAATTGTTGTTGCAATCAATAAGATGGATAAAGACACTGCAAATAAAGATCGCGTAATGGCAGAGCTTTCTGAGCGTGGTTTAATGCCAGAGGAGTGGGGTGGTGATGTTACTATGGTACCAATCTCGGCGAAAAATGGTGACGGGATCGATGATCTTCTTGATATGGTTATTTTAACTGCTGATCTAGAGGAGTTGCGCGCCGATGTTGATATTCCTGCTGAAGGCTTGGTGATTGAATCACATATGGAGGTTGGGAAAGGTTCAGTTGTTTCTCTTCTTGTTGAACATGGAGAATTAAAACAAGGTGGATTTTTAGTTGCTGGAACAACTTACGCAAAAGTTCGAACCCTTCAAGATTATAAGGGGGGAGCTCTTAAGTCTGCGGGCCCTTCAACTCCCGTAACTGTAACTGGCTTCAAAGAGCTACCACAATTTGGCGATGTTTTTAAGGTGGTAAAGAATGAGAAAGAGGCTCGAAATCTTGCTCAAAAAGCTAAAATTGAGGCTGCTCAAAATGCTGCAACCGCCAACGTTACTGGTGCAGATTTATTAAAAATGATGAATCAGAAACACGATGCAGAAGATTTCAATATCGTAATTAAAGCTGATGTTCAAGGTTCGCTTACGTCTGTCTCAGATAGTTTGCGTTTGATTGAAACTGGTGGTGAAGTTAATCTAAATGTTGTAAGTAGTGGAATCGGAAATATTACTGAGAATGACATTCATCTAGCTGCTGCTGGCGAAAAAACAATTATTTATGGATTTAATGTTGAGCTTCCTCCCGCAATCAAGAAAATTGCTACTCGTGACCGTGTCGAAGTTCGAATTTATAAAGTTATCTATGAGCTTCTTGACGACGCTCGTGCTGAAATGGAAAAACTTCTTGCGCCAGAAGTTGTTGAAACTGAGATTGGATCGCTGGAGGTTAAAGGTGTTTTCCGTACAATGAAAGAAGAAATTATTGCTGGTGGTGAAGTTAAATCAGGCCGTGTTTACGCTGGATTACTTGCTCGTGTAATTCGAAAGAAAGAGCAAATTGCTGAAGTAGAAGTTTCACACGTTCAACGCCAGCAGCAAGAAGCGAAAGATGTTATTGAGGGTGAAATGTGTGGTCTTTCGTTGAAAACTAAAAAGAAAATCCAGCTTGAAGTTGGTGACAAGCTTGAATTCTTTACTCGTGAAGTTGTTGCTCGTAAACTTAAAGACTAA
- a CDS encoding ROK family protein: protein MIIAIDTGGTKTLLAGFSKEGKLLKSFEFQTPKSQQKYLEIIEKVIKKEFSEQLKSGEIQAISCAEPGIIENGVILWAKNLRWQNFNVKAELSKIFPNIKILVENDANLAGLFESKKFKNKAQNILYITLSTGVGSGIITDGKINQGLKNSEIGRIPIEFDGRVREWEEFASARAIFNVYGKYASEISKPRQWQNIADRISRGFLVIIPIIQPELIIIGGSLGENFKKFDLFLEQIVRENLPEGISCPKIVKAQKPREAVIYGCFEFAKEALNF, encoded by the coding sequence ATGATTATTGCAATTGATACGGGTGGAACAAAAACTTTATTAGCAGGATTTTCGAAAGAAGGTAAACTTTTAAAATCTTTCGAATTTCAAACGCCAAAATCTCAGCAAAAATATCTTGAAATTATTGAAAAAGTTATTAAAAAAGAATTTTCGGAACAACTGAAATCGGGTGAAATCCAAGCAATTTCTTGTGCCGAACCTGGAATTATTGAAAACGGTGTAATTTTGTGGGCAAAAAATTTACGTTGGCAGAATTTTAATGTAAAAGCTGAACTTTCAAAAATATTTCCAAATATTAAAATTTTAGTTGAAAATGACGCCAATCTTGCTGGGCTTTTTGAAAGTAAAAAATTCAAAAATAAAGCTCAAAATATTCTTTATATTACACTTTCAACGGGAGTTGGTTCAGGCATAATAACAGATGGAAAAATCAACCAAGGCCTAAAAAATAGCGAAATTGGGAGAATTCCAATTGAATTTGATGGCCGAGTGCGAGAGTGGGAAGAATTTGCAAGTGCACGAGCAATTTTTAATGTTTATGGTAAATATGCGAGCGAGATTTCAAAACCACGACAATGGCAAAATATTGCAGATAGAATTTCACGCGGATTTTTAGTGATAATTCCAATAATTCAGCCAGAGTTAATTATTATTGGTGGTAGCCTTGGTGAAAATTTTAAAAAATTCGATCTTTTTCTAGAACAAATTGTTCGCGAAAATCTGCCCGAAGGGATTTCTTGCCCAAAAATCGTTAAAGCTCAAAAACCGCGCGAAGCAGTTATTTATGGCTGTTTTGAATTTGCAAAAGAGGCATTGAATTTTTAA
- the fmt gene encoding methionyl-tRNA formyltransferase, which produces MKNPIIFFGTEDFSAVSLQKLIDENFEIAGIITKPDSKKGRGQKLQSPKVKKIGENFKIPVLQPQKMNEIIEFVQNFENPVGILVSFGRIIPQEIIDLFTPAIVNVHPSLLPKYRGPSPIESAILNGDTKTGVSLMKLSKEMDAGDVYSQEEIKLSKTETASELYEICGKIGAEMLVRDLPKILSGELKGEKQDNSQAEYCQLLKKSDSILNQENQTAKQAEQQIRAFEIFPKSKIQIDDYLVVVKTAKVVNSNLKNSPLTLKFADGNFLEIKTLLTPNGKETTTQSFINGYLK; this is translated from the coding sequence ATGAAAAATCCTATAATTTTCTTTGGTACGGAAGATTTTTCGGCCGTTTCGCTCCAAAAACTTATTGACGAAAATTTTGAAATTGCTGGAATTATCACTAAACCAGATTCCAAAAAAGGTCGTGGCCAAAAACTTCAATCGCCAAAAGTTAAGAAAATTGGCGAAAATTTTAAAATCCCCGTTCTTCAACCACAAAAAATGAATGAAATTATCGAATTTGTGCAGAATTTCGAAAATCCAGTAGGTATTTTAGTTTCGTTTGGGCGAATTATTCCGCAAGAAATCATTGATTTGTTCACACCCGCAATAGTAAACGTTCACCCTTCACTTTTACCAAAATACCGCGGGCCAAGCCCAATTGAGAGCGCAATTTTAAATGGCGATACAAAAACTGGCGTTTCGCTAATGAAACTCTCAAAAGAAATGGACGCTGGCGATGTTTATTCACAAGAAGAAATTAAACTTTCAAAAACAGAAACTGCCAGTGAGCTTTATGAAATTTGCGGTAAGATTGGTGCTGAAATGTTGGTGCGAGATTTGCCAAAGATTCTTTCTGGTGAGTTAAAAGGTGAAAAACAAGATAATTCACAAGCCGAATATTGCCAACTCCTTAAAAAAAGTGATTCAATTCTAAATCAAGAAAATCAAACAGCAAAACAAGCAGAACAACAAATTCGAGCTTTTGAAATCTTTCCAAAAAGTAAGATTCAAATTGATGACTATTTAGTAGTTGTTAAAACTGCGAAAGTGGTAAACTCTAACCTAAAAAATTCACCTTTAACGCTCAAATTTGCAGATGGCAATTTTCTAGAAATAAAAACGCTTCTTACGCCAAACGGCAAAGAAACAACTACGCAGAGCTTTATAAACGGCTATTTGAAATAA
- the def gene encoding peptide deformylase, protein MKKEDIITLPNQNLRKKCERVHVITDEVRQIVQDMINASLDWENAHPHEISAAIAAPQINKLYKIIIVRSDLDDKNNKEFTALINPEITKFEGKTVEDFEGCLSIKGIYGKVPRASKIRVKALDIHGNEVRIKAEDFLARVLQHEIDHTNGVLFIDHIRDKKDAFYRLDKDGELQPLDYEKDIENNSDLWEDL, encoded by the coding sequence ATGAAAAAAGAAGATATAATAACCTTACCCAACCAAAATCTGCGCAAAAAATGCGAACGTGTGCATGTTATCACAGATGAAGTTCGCCAAATTGTGCAAGATATGATTAATGCCAGCCTTGATTGGGAAAATGCCCACCCGCACGAAATTTCAGCTGCAATTGCTGCACCACAGATCAACAAACTTTATAAAATCATTATCGTTCGAAGTGATCTAGATGACAAAAATAACAAGGAATTTACCGCTTTAATCAACCCAGAAATTACAAAATTTGAAGGAAAAACCGTCGAAGATTTTGAAGGTTGCCTTTCAATCAAAGGAATTTACGGCAAAGTTCCGCGAGCTTCAAAAATTCGTGTTAAAGCGCTTGATATTCATGGAAATGAAGTTCGAATTAAGGCTGAAGATTTTCTTGCCCGCGTTCTTCAGCATGAAATTGACCACACAAACGGCGTTCTCTTCATCGACCATATTCGCGACAAAAAAGATGCATTTTATCGCTTAGACAAAGATGGCGAATTACAGCCATTAGACTACGAAAAAGATATTGAAAACAACTCAGACCTTTGGGAAGATTTATAG
- the priA gene encoding primosomal protein N', producing the protein MEFYFEVAPTKIVRSNSEVFTYASKEKLKIGQIVEIPVGKKNMTGIVWREVQKPDFETREITKIIEKIAIPKHLIRLSKWMKEYYGTPLSQVLSGILPNGVNKNRRFSKTEKNKITDKKQTSCSNFLYTAQQEKAINKLDKINSGTILLHGITGSGKTSIYIDQAKKTLQNQKSVIILVPEIALTSQLVSNFEKHFENIKIIHSHQTESERHKTWLKILHDENPQIIIGARSALFAPVRNLGLIVIDECHEPSFKQDQTPKYSALRASSFLASKFNFKAIFGSATPLVEDYFLAEISAKNGGNEIIKLTELAKKEAKPPKIELIDLTKKDSKSHRLFSKKMLAEMEQTLNENKQVLIYHNRRGSASITLCQNCGWTALCPNCLIPLTLHTDKFQLVCHICGHKERPPTSCPDCGEPEIIHKGIGTKAIEEEIRKLFPNKKIARFDADSDKNETVEKLYYQIRNSEIDIIIGTQVIAKGLDLPNLKTVCVVQADAGLALPDFTSSERNFQLISQVVGRVGRHSNESNVIIQTYQPEAPSIQFGLKQDYASFYDLEIKNRQKQNYPPFVYLLKLTCVYKTEISAVRNSQKEAREIRKKFSKDIQIFGPTPAFYERIGETYRWQIVIKSKKRAPLLTIAREFQGKPQWRVDLDPPGLI; encoded by the coding sequence ATGGAATTCTATTTTGAAGTTGCCCCAACAAAAATTGTTCGCTCAAATAGCGAAGTTTTTACTTATGCTTCAAAAGAGAAACTTAAAATTGGCCAGATTGTTGAAATTCCCGTTGGTAAAAAAAATATGACTGGCATAGTTTGGCGTGAAGTTCAAAAGCCGGATTTTGAGACTCGTGAAATTACAAAAATTATAGAAAAAATAGCAATCCCTAAGCACTTAATTCGGCTTTCAAAATGGATGAAAGAATATTATGGCACTCCGCTCTCACAAGTTTTGAGTGGAATTTTACCAAATGGTGTTAATAAAAATCGGCGTTTTTCGAAAACTGAAAAAAATAAAATAACAGATAAAAAACAAACTAGTTGTTCAAATTTTTTATACACAGCTCAACAAGAAAAAGCTATCAATAAACTTGACAAAATAAATTCAGGAACAATCCTTTTGCATGGAATTACAGGTTCTGGAAAAACTTCAATTTATATTGACCAAGCAAAAAAAACTTTACAAAATCAAAAATCGGTAATAATTTTAGTTCCGGAAATCGCATTAACTTCACAATTAGTTTCTAATTTTGAAAAGCATTTTGAAAATATTAAGATCATTCATTCACACCAAACTGAATCAGAACGCCACAAAACTTGGTTAAAAATTTTGCACGACGAAAACCCGCAAATTATTATTGGGGCTCGCTCTGCACTTTTTGCACCAGTTCGAAATTTAGGTTTAATTGTAATTGATGAATGCCATGAGCCAAGTTTTAAACAAGATCAAACACCAAAATATTCCGCATTACGAGCGAGCAGTTTTTTAGCTTCGAAATTTAATTTTAAAGCGATTTTCGGCTCAGCAACTCCGCTTGTTGAAGATTATTTTCTGGCAGAAATTTCAGCAAAAAACGGCGGAAATGAAATCATAAAACTAACTGAACTTGCCAAAAAAGAAGCCAAACCGCCAAAAATTGAACTAATAGATTTAACTAAAAAAGATTCAAAATCACACCGATTATTTTCAAAAAAAATGCTTGCCGAAATGGAACAAACTTTAAATGAAAATAAACAAGTTTTAATTTATCACAACCGCCGTGGTTCAGCGAGTATAACACTTTGTCAAAACTGCGGATGGACGGCACTTTGCCCGAATTGCCTCATCCCGCTCACTTTGCATACAGATAAATTTCAACTAGTTTGCCATATTTGTGGGCACAAAGAAAGGCCGCCAACTTCTTGCCCAGATTGTGGAGAACCAGAAATCATTCATAAAGGTATTGGCACAAAAGCAATCGAAGAAGAGATTCGCAAGCTTTTTCCAAACAAAAAAATTGCACGGTTTGATGCTGACAGCGATAAAAATGAAACTGTCGAGAAGCTTTATTATCAAATTCGAAACAGTGAAATCGATATTATTATCGGTACACAAGTTATTGCTAAGGGTTTGGATTTGCCAAATTTAAAAACTGTCTGTGTAGTTCAGGCAGACGCCGGTTTAGCTTTGCCAGATTTCACTTCAAGCGAGCGAAATTTCCAGCTTATTTCACAAGTTGTTGGGCGAGTTGGGCGACATTCGAATGAATCAAATGTGATTATTCAAACTTATCAACCTGAAGCTCCGTCGATTCAATTTGGTTTAAAACAAGATTACGCCAGCTTTTATGATTTAGAAATTAAAAATCGCCAAAAACAGAATTATCCGCCATTTGTTTATCTACTAAAATTAACTTGCGTTTATAAAACTGAAATTTCAGCCGTACGAAATTCACAAAAAGAAGCACGTGAAATTCGTAAAAAGTTTTCGAAAGATATTCAAATTTTTGGCCCAACGCCAGCTTTTTATGAACGAATCGGCGAAACTTATCGCTGGCAAATTGTTATAAAAAGTAAAAAACGCGCACCGCTTCTCACAATTGCACGCGAATTTCAAGGCAAGCCACAGTGGCGAGTTGATTTAGACCCGCCAGGATTGATTTAA